The following are encoded together in the Deinococcus soli (ex Cha et al. 2016) genome:
- a CDS encoding electron transfer flavoprotein subunit alpha/FixB family protein, with protein MILIVAEHTAGKLAKATLEMVTAARESGREGPITLLVLGQNVASVATEAAAVADQVLVADLPGLATYNAEVWAAATTQIAQEGEAHTVIIGGSRSGREYAPRVAVKLDAAYLEDATRLSSNGAALQAQRYTYLARVTETVEADGTVVVTVKPGSFAPAAPTGAAGEQYDVELSLPAARVEVTGKSVEKSSRVALTEADVIVTGGRGVGSPENFSRYVEALADNLGAGVGATRAVVDAGWRPYAEQVGQTGKTVQPKAYIALGVSGAVQHLSGMGKSKNIIAINKDAEAPIFKVADYGIVGDINEIVPALIEASRK; from the coding sequence ATGATTCTGATCGTCGCTGAACACACCGCCGGGAAACTGGCGAAAGCCACCCTGGAAATGGTCACCGCCGCCCGCGAGTCCGGTCGTGAAGGCCCCATCACGCTGCTCGTGCTGGGCCAGAACGTCGCCAGCGTCGCCACCGAGGCTGCCGCCGTCGCCGATCAGGTGCTCGTCGCCGACCTGCCCGGGCTCGCCACCTACAACGCCGAGGTCTGGGCCGCCGCCACCACGCAGATCGCCCAGGAGGGCGAGGCGCATACCGTCATCATCGGCGGCAGCCGCTCCGGCCGCGAGTACGCGCCCCGCGTGGCCGTGAAGCTGGACGCCGCGTACCTCGAGGACGCGACCAGGCTGAGCAGCAACGGCGCGGCCCTCCAGGCGCAGCGCTACACGTACCTCGCCCGCGTGACCGAGACGGTCGAGGCCGACGGCACGGTCGTCGTGACCGTCAAACCCGGCTCCTTCGCGCCCGCCGCCCCCACCGGCGCGGCCGGCGAGCAGTACGACGTCGAACTGTCCCTCCCCGCCGCGCGCGTCGAGGTGACCGGCAAGAGCGTCGAGAAGAGCAGCCGCGTCGCCCTGACCGAAGCCGACGTCATCGTCACCGGCGGCCGTGGCGTGGGCAGCCCCGAGAACTTCAGCCGCTACGTCGAGGCCCTCGCGGACAACCTCGGCGCGGGCGTCGGCGCCACGCGCGCCGTCGTGGACGCCGGCTGGCGCCCCTACGCCGAACAGGTTGGCCAGACCGGCAAGACCGTGCAGCCCAAAGCGTACATCGCCCTGGGTGTCAGCGGCGCCGTGCAGCACCTGAGCGGCATGGGCAAGAGCAAGAACATCATCGCGATCAACAAGGACGCCGAGGCGCCCATCTTCAAGGTGGCGGACTACGGCATCGTGGGCGACATCAACGAGATCGTCCCTGCGCTGATCGAAGCCAGCCGCAAGTAA
- a CDS encoding MFS transporter, whose amino-acid sequence MTALSPAHPAPTVTGSQVRRGTPEYRRIGAALFLTGFSAFSLIYCAQPLLTAFTHDFHVTPAQSALSLSLTTGCLALSILIMSAVADSFSRRRVMLTSLLAAALLNSLAALAPTWTALLLCRALEGLALGGVPAVAMAYLAEEIHPRDLGAAMGQYVGGTAFGGMMGRVCIGLLSDVTSWHAALLVMGGLGLLSAAGFAALLPPSRGFHPRRTAPAREHLRRWAAHLRTPGMGALFTLGFLNLGVMVAAFNYLGFRLHAPPYALSAAAISLIFLTYLLGSAASSWGGRLADRQGRRPLLQGGLLLSGAGLALTLLSPLPVIILGVTLITVGFFVTHSVASSSVGQLARRDKSHASALYLLAYYAGSSVVGVLGGAAWAAGGWPLLVALCAALLGLGLTITRQIPRG is encoded by the coding sequence ATGACTGCCCTGAGCCCCGCCCACCCGGCCCCGACCGTGACGGGCTCGCAGGTGCGGCGCGGCACACCCGAGTACCGCCGGATCGGCGCGGCGCTGTTCCTCACGGGGTTCAGCGCCTTCTCGCTGATCTACTGCGCGCAGCCCCTGCTGACCGCCTTCACGCACGACTTTCACGTGACACCTGCCCAGAGCGCCCTGAGTCTGTCCCTGACGACCGGCTGCCTGGCCCTGTCCATCCTGATCATGAGTGCCGTCGCGGATTCGTTCAGCCGCCGCCGCGTCATGCTGACCTCGCTGCTCGCCGCCGCGCTGCTGAACAGCCTGGCTGCACTGGCCCCCACCTGGACGGCGCTGCTGCTGTGCCGCGCGCTGGAGGGCCTCGCGCTGGGCGGCGTGCCTGCCGTCGCCATGGCCTACCTGGCCGAGGAGATCCACCCCCGTGACCTGGGCGCCGCCATGGGGCAGTACGTGGGCGGCACCGCGTTCGGCGGGATGATGGGCCGCGTCTGCATCGGCCTCCTGAGCGACGTGACCTCCTGGCACGCGGCGCTGCTCGTCATGGGTGGGCTGGGCCTGCTCAGCGCCGCCGGATTCGCCGCGCTGCTCCCCCCATCGCGCGGCTTCCATCCGCGCCGCACCGCGCCCGCCCGCGAGCACCTGCGCCGCTGGGCCGCGCACCTGCGCACCCCCGGCATGGGCGCGCTGTTCACGCTGGGTTTCCTGAACCTGGGCGTCATGGTCGCCGCGTTCAACTACCTGGGGTTCCGCCTGCACGCCCCGCCGTACGCGCTGAGCGCCGCCGCGATCAGCCTGATCTTCCTGACGTATCTGCTCGGCTCCGCGGCGTCCTCCTGGGGTGGGCGCCTGGCTGACCGCCAGGGTCGCCGCCCGCTGCTCCAGGGAGGCCTGCTCCTCAGCGGCGCGGGCCTCGCCCTGACCCTCCTGAGCCCCTTGCCCGTGATCATCCTGGGCGTCACGCTGATCACTGTCGGGTTCTTCGTGACGCACTCGGTGGCCAGCAGCAGCGTCGGGCAGCTCGCCCGGCGCGACAAGAGCCACGCCAGCGCCCTGTACCTGCTCGCCTACTACGCCGGAAGCAGCGTCGTGGGCGTCCTGGGCGGCGCAGCCTGGGCCGCCGGGGGCTGGCCGCTCCTCGTCGCCCTGTGCGCGGCCCTGCTCGGCCTGGGCCTGACCATCACCCGGCAGATCCCTCGCGGCTGA
- a CDS encoding ArsR/SmtB family transcription factor, whose amino-acid sequence MNHHTFTALADPHRFQIVELLRDRPHTVGEIAEQLGLRQPQTSKHLRVLADAGLVHMEPQANRRIAHLQPTAFRDLDDWLTRYRPLWEARLDRLDDYLRTLPPEPPTHDPTEPGGSP is encoded by the coding sequence TTGAACCACCACACCTTCACCGCCCTGGCCGACCCACACCGCTTCCAGATCGTGGAACTGCTCCGCGACCGCCCCCACACCGTCGGCGAGATCGCCGAACAGCTCGGCCTGCGCCAGCCGCAGACCTCCAAGCACCTGCGCGTCCTCGCGGACGCCGGACTGGTCCACATGGAACCCCAGGCCAACCGCCGCATCGCCCACCTCCAACCCACCGCCTTCCGCGACCTCGACGACTGGCTGACCCGCTACCGCCCCCTCTGGGAAGCGCGGCTGGACCGGCTGGACGACTACCTGCGCACCCTCCCCCCCGAGCCCCCCACGCACGACCCCACCGAACCCGGAGGTTCCCCATGA
- a CDS encoding SDR family NAD(P)-dependent oxidoreductase: protein MTDASNGVVVTGAARGIGRAIAELYAERGWRVLSADLSLPPNLRGQRRVKADVSTAAGRERIVRAAREMGGVQVLVNNAAFQGAHGSVLDVSERGWARTLNVNLTAPLLLTRALVDLLPRGAAVVNVASVQGLFAEQGNAAYNASKGGLVNLTRAMALDLAPHGLRVNAVAPGAISTEAVLQSITESGDPEQTRRDYEDLHALRRLGTPREVAQVVYFLGSEEATFMTGAIVPVDGGMTASFMMAGRPV, encoded by the coding sequence ATGACGGACGCTTCGAATGGGGTGGTGGTGACGGGCGCGGCGCGCGGGATCGGCCGGGCGATCGCGGAACTGTACGCGGAACGGGGCTGGCGGGTGCTGAGCGCCGACCTGAGCCTCCCGCCGAACCTGCGCGGCCAGCGGCGCGTGAAGGCGGACGTGAGCACCGCCGCCGGGCGGGAACGGATCGTGCGCGCGGCGCGCGAGATGGGCGGCGTGCAGGTGCTCGTGAACAACGCAGCCTTCCAAGGTGCGCACGGGAGCGTCCTGGACGTCAGCGAGCGCGGCTGGGCGCGGACGCTGAACGTGAACCTGACTGCGCCGCTGCTGCTCACGCGGGCGCTGGTGGACCTGCTGCCGCGCGGCGCGGCGGTCGTGAACGTGGCGAGCGTGCAGGGCCTGTTCGCCGAGCAGGGCAACGCGGCGTACAACGCCAGCAAGGGCGGCCTCGTGAACCTGACCCGCGCGATGGCCCTGGATCTCGCGCCGCACGGCCTGCGGGTGAATGCCGTCGCGCCGGGCGCGATCAGCACCGAGGCGGTCCTCCAGAGCATCACGGAGAGCGGCGACCCGGAACAGACCCGCCGGGACTACGAGGACCTGCACGCGCTGCGCCGCCTGGGCACCCCGCGCGAGGTGGCGCAGGTCGTCTACTTCCTGGGCAGCGAGGAGGCCACGTTCATGACGGGCGCGATCGTGCCGGTGGACGGTGGGATGACCGCGTCATTCATGATGGCGGGCCGCCCGGTGTAG
- a CDS encoding carboxymuconolactone decarboxylase family protein yields MSDDPTPRARAVIFGSQQDRIEQRLDELDPDLGGYIRDFAYDTVYERPGLDLKTKELIACALLVSLGSPPELRTHLRGALNAGATEAELRGALMMCVPYLGFPRTVAAFEVLRHHLGTARPAPDGEAGPDGA; encoded by the coding sequence GTGAGTGACGACCCCACCCCCCGCGCCCGTGCCGTGATCTTCGGTTCGCAGCAGGACCGTATCGAGCAGCGCCTGGACGAGCTGGACCCCGATCTGGGCGGGTACATCCGGGATTTCGCGTACGACACGGTGTACGAACGGCCCGGTCTGGACCTGAAGACCAAGGAACTCATCGCGTGCGCGCTGCTGGTGTCACTGGGCAGCCCGCCGGAGCTGCGCACGCACCTGCGCGGCGCGCTGAACGCCGGGGCGACCGAGGCGGAACTGCGCGGCGCGCTGATGATGTGTGTGCCGTACCTGGGGTTCCCCCGGACGGTCGCGGCGTTTGAAGTCTTACGCCACCACCTGGGTACGGCAAGACCGGCCCCCGATGGAGAGGCCGGTCCGGACGGTGCGTAG
- a CDS encoding PH domain-containing protein, translated as MTAPLSAAPPTSPVWFRALVWLVPLLLIVTAWIPDDGADKPLPVAGSVALTLLGVGLGALFAQVPRRLSYTLTDTGLRVSRFSGSFEWPYRELRVRRTDAGLGLRVGGVGLPGYYTGNYTFTGAGYRSVQAIASNTRGGLIVERGGTPYYLTPADPDAFAQALAARGVPMLD; from the coding sequence ATGACTGCCCCGCTGTCGGCCGCGCCGCCCACCTCGCCCGTCTGGTTCCGTGCGCTGGTGTGGCTGGTGCCCCTGCTGCTGATCGTGACCGCCTGGATCCCGGACGACGGCGCCGACAAGCCCCTGCCGGTGGCGGGCAGCGTGGCCCTGACCCTGCTGGGCGTGGGACTGGGGGCGCTGTTCGCGCAGGTGCCCCGGCGCCTCTCTTACACCCTGACCGACACGGGCCTGCGCGTCAGCCGCTTCTCCGGCAGCTTCGAGTGGCCGTACCGCGAACTGCGGGTGCGTCGCACCGACGCCGGGCTGGGCCTGCGGGTCGGTGGGGTGGGCCTGCCCGGCTACTACACCGGGAACTACACCTTCACGGGGGCCGGGTACCGCAGCGTGCAGGCCATCGCCTCCAACACGCGCGGCGGTCTGATCGTCGAGCGGGGCGGCACGCCGTACTACCTGACGCCCGCCGACCCGGACGCCTTCGCGCAGGCACTCGCGGCGCGGGGCGTGCCCATGCTGGACTGA
- a CDS encoding ATP-dependent Clp protease ATP-binding subunit, whose amino-acid sequence MNRYDDRARLVFHYAREEGNRLGHAMVGPEHLLLGLMREGGTAASILGEFGASLDGLRRRVEEIIGRGEGNRLNDAPSITPRARRVMELASSEARALGAQVTSTEHILLGIIREGDGVAFRILQELTKDVDTIRWRILAQGEGAGSKPAKPVATPFLDEYGRDLTKWAREGKLDPVIGRSEEIRRVTQILTRRTKNNPVLIGDPGVGKTAIVEGLALAIHEKRTPPNLHNVRLVSLDLSGVVAGTKYRGEFEERLRQIIEELRNAKVMAFIDELHTLVGAGGAEGTLDAANILKPALSRGEIQVIGATTTGEYHRYIEKDAALERRFQPVIVLEPSPAETLQILRGLKPKYEEHHGVQIPEQALELAVRIGERSLPGRNFPDKAIDLIDEAASRVRLNMSVGLPVAETEDGEPYVTREDIESVINSMGGIYSEETAAQLVDLEQQLQDQVYGQPDAIRALSSALRRARVGLGGRTRVAASFLFVGSSGVGKTHLAKALARTLFGSERSLIRMDMSEFQESHSVSKLIGSPPGYVGFEQGGRLTEAVRRQPFSVILLDEIEKAHPDVYNTFLQVLDDGRLTDGLGRTVDFRRTIIIMTSNTGFNVNPTVGFSPVTPDNNQPLRHIFTPEFLDRLDEVIRFKSLGEEELVRVAQQLMGEMREELASRELTVTFDPAIAAWLVGKLKSRSPKHAVGSSRQLRTLVREEIEDPLALELASNHGEEVRVVLGQDGIQFEKGEEAATRQILA is encoded by the coding sequence ATGAACCGATACGACGACCGCGCCCGCCTCGTGTTCCACTACGCCCGCGAGGAAGGCAACCGCCTGGGTCACGCCATGGTCGGCCCCGAACACCTCCTGCTGGGCCTGATGCGCGAGGGTGGCACCGCTGCGAGCATCCTCGGGGAGTTCGGCGCGTCCCTGGACGGCCTGCGCCGCCGCGTCGAGGAGATCATCGGCCGCGGCGAGGGCAACCGCCTGAACGACGCGCCCAGCATCACGCCCCGCGCCCGCCGCGTCATGGAACTCGCGTCCAGCGAGGCCCGCGCCCTGGGCGCCCAGGTGACGAGCACCGAGCACATCCTGCTGGGCATCATCCGCGAGGGCGACGGCGTGGCCTTCCGTATCCTGCAGGAACTCACCAAGGACGTGGACACCATCCGCTGGCGCATCCTCGCGCAGGGCGAGGGCGCGGGCAGCAAACCCGCCAAGCCGGTCGCCACGCCGTTCCTCGACGAGTACGGCCGCGACCTGACCAAGTGGGCGCGCGAGGGCAAACTCGACCCCGTGATCGGGCGCAGCGAGGAGATCCGCCGCGTCACGCAGATCCTCACGCGCCGCACGAAGAACAACCCCGTGCTGATCGGCGACCCCGGCGTGGGCAAGACCGCCATCGTGGAGGGGCTGGCGCTCGCGATCCACGAGAAGCGCACCCCGCCCAACCTCCACAACGTGCGGCTGGTCAGCCTGGACCTCAGCGGCGTGGTCGCAGGCACGAAGTACCGCGGGGAGTTCGAGGAACGCCTGCGGCAGATCATCGAGGAGCTGCGCAACGCCAAGGTCATGGCCTTCATCGACGAGCTGCACACCCTGGTCGGGGCGGGCGGCGCCGAGGGCACGCTGGACGCCGCGAACATCCTCAAGCCCGCCCTGAGTCGCGGCGAGATCCAGGTGATCGGCGCCACCACCACCGGCGAGTACCACCGCTACATCGAGAAGGACGCCGCGCTGGAACGCCGCTTCCAGCCGGTCATCGTGCTGGAACCCAGCCCCGCCGAGACGCTGCAGATCCTGCGCGGCCTGAAACCCAAATACGAGGAACACCACGGCGTGCAGATCCCCGAGCAGGCGCTGGAACTCGCCGTGCGGATCGGGGAGCGCAGCCTGCCGGGCCGCAACTTCCCGGACAAGGCCATCGACCTGATCGACGAGGCCGCCAGCCGCGTGCGCCTGAACATGAGTGTCGGCCTGCCCGTCGCGGAGACCGAGGACGGCGAGCCCTACGTGACCCGCGAGGATATCGAGAGCGTCATCAACTCCATGGGCGGCATCTACTCCGAGGAGACGGCCGCGCAACTGGTCGACCTGGAGCAGCAGCTCCAGGATCAGGTGTACGGCCAGCCGGACGCGATCCGCGCGCTGAGTTCCGCGCTGCGCCGCGCCCGCGTGGGCCTGGGCGGCCGCACCCGCGTCGCCGCGAGCTTCCTGTTCGTGGGCTCCAGCGGCGTCGGCAAGACCCACCTCGCCAAGGCACTGGCCCGCACGCTGTTCGGCAGTGAACGCAGCCTGATCCGCATGGACATGAGCGAATTCCAGGAAAGCCACTCGGTCAGCAAACTGATCGGCTCGCCCCCCGGCTACGTGGGCTTCGAGCAGGGCGGCCGCCTGACCGAAGCCGTGCGCCGCCAGCCCTTCAGCGTGATCCTCCTCGACGAGATCGAGAAGGCCCACCCGGACGTGTACAACACCTTCCTGCAGGTCCTCGACGACGGCCGCCTGACCGACGGTCTGGGCCGCACCGTGGACTTCCGCCGCACGATCATCATCATGACCAGCAACACCGGCTTCAACGTGAACCCCACCGTGGGCTTCAGCCCCGTCACGCCGGACAACAACCAGCCGCTGCGGCACATCTTCACCCCGGAGTTCCTTGACCGCTTAGACGAGGTCATCCGCTTCAAGAGCCTCGGCGAGGAGGAACTCGTGCGGGTCGCGCAGCAGCTCATGGGCGAGATGCGCGAGGAACTCGCCAGCCGCGAACTGACCGTCACCTTCGACCCCGCCATCGCCGCGTGGCTGGTGGGCAAACTCAAGTCTCGCAGCCCCAAACACGCCGTCGGCAGCAGCCGGCAGCTGCGCACCCTGGTCCGCGAGGAGATCGAGGACCCCCTGGCTCTGGAACTCGCCAGCAACCACGGCGAGGAAGTCCGCGTCGTACTCGGCCAGGACGGCATCCAGTTCGAGAAGGGCGAGGAAGCCGCAACCCGCCAGATCCTCGCGTAA
- a CDS encoding DUF2087 domain-containing protein, which translates to MTKSILDFQDEHGRITGWPSDRRRAHQLAILDYLTGLFEPGVSYDQGQAEQILADHSTLEDPSFLLTELVDGDYLATQDGNYWRADGRPGARG; encoded by the coding sequence ATGACGAAGAGCATCCTTGATTTCCAAGACGAACACGGCCGCATCACCGGGTGGCCCAGCGACCGCCGCCGCGCGCACCAGCTCGCCATCCTCGACTACCTCACCGGGCTGTTCGAACCCGGCGTGTCCTACGACCAGGGGCAGGCCGAGCAGATCCTCGCCGACCACAGCACCCTGGAAGACCCCAGCTTCCTGCTGACCGAACTCGTGGATGGCGATTACCTCGCCACGCAGGACGGAAACTACTGGCGGGCGGACGGCCGCCCCGGCGCGCGTGGCTAA
- a CDS encoding electron transfer flavoprotein subunit beta/FixA family protein has product MNILTLVRQVPDAEARVKINAQQVDLDGATLVIDGMDEYGVEEALRLRESGAPIEQIIALAIGPKRNEDALRTALAMGVDRAIHVETDEKFDAVTLSRVVAQVAQAENATLILAGGQEADWDSQALGAASAERLGWPQLTWTNELKLDGETLTGRHDVDDGNESFRATLPAVVTTQQGLNEPRYPTLPNIMKAKKKELRKDDPATYGLSSKVRTVNAEIQTRARLNTMIDGKDAQAAAQQLLDLLRNEAKVIA; this is encoded by the coding sequence ATGAACATCCTGACCCTAGTCCGCCAAGTGCCCGACGCCGAAGCGCGCGTCAAGATCAACGCCCAGCAGGTCGACCTCGACGGCGCCACCCTCGTCATCGACGGGATGGACGAGTACGGCGTGGAAGAAGCCCTGCGCCTGCGCGAAAGCGGCGCGCCCATTGAGCAGATCATCGCGCTGGCCATCGGCCCCAAACGCAACGAGGACGCCCTGCGCACCGCGCTGGCCATGGGCGTCGACCGCGCCATCCACGTCGAGACCGACGAGAAGTTCGACGCCGTGACCCTCAGCCGCGTCGTCGCGCAGGTCGCCCAGGCCGAGAACGCCACGCTGATCCTCGCGGGCGGACAGGAAGCCGACTGGGACTCCCAGGCCCTCGGCGCCGCCAGCGCCGAACGCCTCGGCTGGCCCCAGCTCACCTGGACGAACGAACTGAAACTCGACGGCGAGACCCTGACCGGCCGCCACGACGTGGACGACGGCAACGAGAGCTTCCGCGCGACCCTGCCCGCCGTGGTCACCACGCAGCAGGGCCTCAACGAACCCCGCTACCCCACCCTGCCGAACATCATGAAGGCCAAGAAGAAGGAACTCCGCAAGGACGACCCCGCCACCTACGGCCTGAGCAGCAAGGTCCGCACCGTGAACGCCGAGATCCAGACCCGCGCCCGCCTGAACACCATGATTGACGGCAAGGACGCCCAGGCCGCCGCCCAGCAGCTTCTCGACCTGCTTCGCAACGAAGCCAAGGTGATCGCATGA
- a CDS encoding SRPBCC family protein — MTHATTLDHRIEDARTLVLQRTFAATPDRVFAAFTQAEHLKHWWGPRGWELTHCTVDLRPGGRWHYCMTCTDPAQGDFHGMNSWGLGVYEQIEAPTRLTYTDHFSDEHGAVNDQMPATLADLTFEAVPGGTRVTSRSTYVRPEDLQAVMDMGMLQGISETWDRLAEHLS; from the coding sequence ATGACGCACGCCACCACCCTCGACCACCGCATCGAAGACGCCCGCACCCTCGTGCTGCAACGCACCTTCGCCGCCACGCCCGACCGGGTCTTCGCGGCCTTCACGCAGGCCGAACACCTGAAACACTGGTGGGGCCCGCGCGGCTGGGAACTGACGCACTGCACCGTGGACCTGCGCCCCGGTGGCCGCTGGCACTACTGCATGACCTGCACCGACCCCGCGCAGGGCGACTTCCACGGCATGAACAGCTGGGGCCTGGGCGTGTACGAGCAGATCGAGGCGCCCACCCGACTGACCTACACCGACCACTTCAGCGACGAGCACGGCGCGGTCAACGACCAGATGCCCGCCACGCTGGCCGACCTGACCTTCGAGGCCGTGCCCGGTGGCACCCGCGTCACCAGCCGCTCCACGTACGTCCGCCCGGAAGACCTGCAGGCCGTCATGGACATGGGCATGCTGCAGGGCATCAGCGAAACGTGGGACCGCCTCGCCGAACACCTCTCCTGA
- the radA gene encoding DNA repair protein RadA: MAKARTTYVCTSCGYTSAKPLGRCPNCQAWNSFEEEVPAVTTAAARGGAYGGITGGRVTPLSGVGRREEPRTPSGIPELDRVLGGGLVAGGVTLIGGEPGIGKSTLLLQVADKVAAGGGTVLYVAGEESLEQIRLRADRLGVKAEIQLTRDTRAEHVAALMAEHKPALCIVDSIQTVTVEGDGAPGGVAQVRDGTALLTRAAKETGTATVLVGHVTKDGTVAGPKVMEHIVDTTVFLETVGSYRLLRSVKNRFGQAGELGVFEMRGEGLIAVENPSAAFLAERPVGVPGSVVAATIDGQRPMLLEVQALASKTPYPNARRVVVGLDARRVDVVLAVLERRLDLTLGGLDVYVNLAGGLKVPDPGLDLAIALAIYSAVVGRALPDSVAVFGEVGLAGEVRSTTGSIRRAEEARRAGYTRLIVPPGLDGHPNGVKSVEEAVAQVWGGAPASGRKPRAAAERT; the protein is encoded by the coding sequence GTGGCTAAAGCCCGCACCACCTACGTCTGCACCAGCTGCGGGTACACCAGCGCCAAGCCGCTGGGCCGCTGCCCGAACTGTCAGGCGTGGAACTCCTTCGAGGAAGAGGTGCCTGCCGTCACGACCGCCGCCGCGCGCGGCGGGGCGTACGGGGGCATCACGGGCGGCCGCGTCACGCCGCTGTCCGGGGTTGGGCGCCGCGAGGAGCCCCGCACGCCGAGCGGCATCCCGGAACTCGACCGGGTGCTGGGCGGCGGGCTGGTCGCCGGGGGCGTCACGCTGATCGGCGGGGAGCCCGGCATCGGCAAGAGCACCCTGCTGCTTCAGGTCGCAGACAAGGTCGCGGCGGGGGGCGGCACGGTGCTGTACGTGGCGGGCGAGGAATCTCTGGAGCAGATCCGCCTGCGCGCCGACCGGCTGGGCGTGAAGGCCGAGATCCAGCTGACCCGCGATACCCGCGCCGAACACGTCGCGGCACTGATGGCCGAACATAAGCCCGCGCTGTGCATCGTGGACTCCATCCAGACCGTGACGGTCGAGGGCGACGGCGCGCCGGGCGGCGTGGCGCAGGTCCGCGACGGCACCGCCCTGCTGACCCGCGCCGCGAAGGAGACCGGGACCGCCACCGTCCTCGTGGGGCACGTCACGAAGGACGGCACGGTCGCCGGACCGAAAGTCATGGAGCACATCGTGGACACCACCGTCTTCCTGGAGACGGTCGGGTCGTACCGCCTGCTGCGCAGCGTGAAGAACCGCTTCGGGCAGGCCGGGGAACTCGGCGTGTTCGAGATGCGCGGCGAGGGCCTGATCGCCGTCGAGAATCCCAGTGCGGCGTTCCTGGCCGAGCGGCCTGTCGGGGTGCCCGGCAGCGTCGTTGCGGCCACCATCGACGGGCAGCGCCCCATGCTGCTGGAGGTGCAGGCGCTGGCCAGCAAGACGCCGTACCCGAACGCCCGCCGGGTCGTGGTGGGCCTCGACGCCCGCCGCGTGGACGTCGTGCTGGCCGTGCTGGAACGCCGCCTGGACCTGACGCTGGGCGGGCTGGACGTGTACGTGAACCTCGCGGGCGGCCTGAAGGTGCCCGATCCGGGCCTGGACCTCGCGATTGCCCTGGCGATCTACTCCGCCGTGGTGGGCCGCGCCCTGCCGGACAGCGTCGCCGTGTTCGGCGAGGTCGGCCTGGCGGGCGAGGTGCGCTCCACGACCGGCTCGATCCGCCGCGCTGAGGAGGCCCGCCGCGCCGGGTACACCCGCCTGATTGTCCCCCCCGGCCTGGACGGCCATCCGAACGGAGTGAAGAGCGTCGAGGAGGCCGTCGCGCAGGTGTGGGGCGGCGCCCCGGCGTCCGGCCGGAAACCCCGCGCCGCCGCCGAACGTACCTGA
- a CDS encoding LysR family transcriptional regulator: MELRQLRYFLTVAEEGNVTRAAARLGMAQPPLSAQIRALERDLGATLFHRTPRGVELTEAGLAFRAGVADIPAQLERAAFDTGRAARGETGALRVGFTGAAGIDPAVQDVIRAFRRSYPQVSLTLTEKNTEALVADLRAHVLDAAFVRATPEYAQEFRVTEVACSELVAVLPEDHPAAGLDPVPLPALRDDPFILTPRAVGPALHDAVLAACRAAGFEARPGQTAPQMMSVVSLVAAGLGVSLVPAAMRHLHLRGCVYRDLRGGGPRVTLSLASQRVERSVNVRNFLALAAPGA; encoded by the coding sequence ATGGAGCTGCGGCAGCTGCGGTACTTCCTGACGGTCGCGGAGGAGGGGAACGTCACGCGGGCCGCCGCGCGGCTGGGTATGGCGCAACCACCCCTGAGTGCGCAGATCCGCGCGCTGGAACGCGACCTGGGTGCCACCCTGTTTCACCGGACGCCACGCGGCGTGGAACTGACCGAGGCGGGCCTCGCCTTCCGGGCCGGAGTGGCGGACATTCCGGCGCAGCTGGAACGCGCCGCCTTCGACACGGGACGGGCCGCGCGCGGTGAGACGGGCGCGCTGCGCGTGGGCTTCACGGGCGCGGCGGGGATCGACCCGGCGGTGCAGGACGTGATCCGCGCGTTCCGGCGCAGCTACCCGCAGGTGAGCCTGACCCTGACGGAGAAGAACACCGAGGCGCTGGTCGCGGATCTGCGCGCGCACGTGCTGGACGCGGCGTTCGTGCGCGCCACCCCGGAGTACGCGCAGGAGTTCCGCGTGACCGAGGTGGCGTGCAGTGAACTGGTCGCGGTGCTGCCCGAGGATCACCCGGCGGCGGGCCTGGACCCGGTGCCGCTGCCCGCGCTGCGGGACGATCCGTTCATCCTCACGCCGCGCGCGGTTGGTCCGGCGCTGCACGACGCGGTGCTGGCCGCGTGCCGCGCGGCGGGCTTCGAGGCGCGCCCCGGGCAGACCGCCCCGCAGATGATGTCGGTGGTCAGTCTGGTGGCGGCGGGCCTGGGCGTGTCGCTGGTGCCGGCCGCGATGCGGCACCTGCACCTGCGCGGCTGCGTGTACCGCGACCTGCGGGGCGGGGGGCCGCGCGTGACTCTGTCGCTGGCGTCGCAGCGGGTGGAACGGTCGGTGAATGTCCGGAACTTCCTGGCCCTCGCCGCGCCCGGGGCGTGA